ACCTCCCACTTACAGCCATTTAACTGTTAAATGTGGTAACAGGTTCTATGATCTCACATGtaggaaataaatgaataacactCCCTAAAGCTGTCCCCTGATGCAGTTCTTCTATTTCATAGCTGAAACATTAAACCAAAGAATATGGTTTTcacttacttttgtttttcttttattttcagcaaGTCCAATAAATGATATCTTGGCTTTAGTGGGACAGATATACCTAGATACCTGGACTTAAAGATCAAATGTGGGAATTCTTGCAAAATAGTATGTACAACAATGTAATGATAAGACTTCCTAATTAATTCTTAAACAGATTCTAATCTTCACTATGACTGCTACTAGTGGTTCAGCTGTAGACTTACAAAATTGACAGAAGCTAAAATTCTCTTCGCCACCAAAATTACAAATGTTAAAAAGTTCAAATATGCACATCAAAGCGGCAGTAAAATTCTCAACTGCTATTTTTACATGCCATGATCCAGACTGTACCTAACAAAACACggtacatttatttatattggaaAATGGGGTCCCATTTATTTGTAAGAAAAAGCTGGATCTCAGCATTCACCAGAGCAAAATTCAATGGCAACCTGCACACAGGCCTTAATTTCATTTCTtgctaaaaacaaaatagagtttaCATAAAAATAGATATAACCCAGGTTACCATATACATTGGTATATGAccagtactatttacattaaaaacactGCATTGCATAAGTCAAGGAATAAAATACCATCAtgcatttcattttaactttaagGTGAAAAATGCAATTACAGAACTAAGTTTGTACCATGATTGTCCCAATAGTTACTAAAGGAATAATACCCAAAGGTTTCTCGTTTACATGTCTCCTTCTACACTTAGTCATTCATCTAAGTGTCACACAGATTATACAACTTTAGCAAGAAGAAACTTTTGAATATAATACGCTATTATAATAGCATATTAAACTAAAGATATGGATACATAACCACAATGAAAGGTTCGATGAGAATGTACGAAATAATCCCAATAATTACAGTTCTTCAAATGTAAAAAACTATTTGGATCATTTTAAGGGAGCACTGAAGTCCTTTCAAAGTTTAATGTCACTCTTCAGACAAGTACAGACATAACACACTTCTAGAAAGGAACATTCTTTATCATTCTGCATGAATTAAAATACAGTGcattaatcaaaaagaaaagcattatatAATTGTTACATTAGATGAAGTTTTCGCCATTTCTTCAGGAGAATGACTCTTTATTACTTCTCTGATGAACTGTTCAAGGGCAGTGAAGTAACCCTGGCACTGCCATGTGTCGTTATGTGTTCCATCAGGAAAAATGGCTAATCTCTTAGTCCGAGATGGGGAGAGTTCATAAAGTTGCTTCATCATTACTGGTGGGATTAATTGGTCAGAGAGTCCAGAGATGAAAAGAGAAGGCATTCTGCACTGAGAGATTTTTCTGTAggacaaaaatttatttttgtagcaCCATAAAGGAAGGTAACGCattggaaagaatgaaaataaagtgcTGGCCATATGCGGTATGCTTAAAAATGTGTTCTCCACCATGATGGCTGAAATCCTATGTGAATTTTCAGAAGCCAGATGAATAGCTACTGCTCCTCCCAAGGaacggccaaaaagaaaaatttttgttttgtcaagGTCAGGTCTGGTCATCACATAGTCAAGCACAGCCTCAGAATCTAAGTAGAGTCCCTCTTCACTTGCTTCTCCTTCACTTTTTCCATATCCTCGATAATCAACAAGCAAAAGATTAACTTTGAGGTTAACCAACATAAGCAATGCATTCGGTAACCTGTGACCTATGTTGCCTGCATTtccatgaaaataaattatagttgGGGAATAGGGTGAATTGTCTCCAGTGTATCTTATCAAAATAAGATTTAGACGCACTCCATCTTTGGTtctgatgaaaatgttttcatgtgGAATACCAGTCGGCATGGGGACATAAAGGCGAGAGGAAGATGGCTGCTCTGGGAAATAAAGCAATACATCCTGGAATTTATACAGAATACCAGCTATTGATACAAATATCAACAAAAGTAAGATAATGCCTCCATACAGATGGAAAGTCACTATTAAAGGTAAAAGAGAAATACGGCAGAGAGCCCAAGACCATGAAGCCAGAGCTATTAGCCATCTTTCCACAAAGTTCCACAGCATCCAGGACTTTTCCATTGTGGCTCTCCGTAAGTgccctagagagagagagagagagggggagaatcAGTAATTCAACATATGTCTATTATTTTGAAAGTTAGATCCATGATGTAATAAATCATGGTACTAGGTGAATCCTTGGAAACCTACATCAATCCATCCATAAAAGTGACTGTTCTAATCCTTCTCGTCCCTTCAGTTCTCAAggtctcccttctccctccactgCTGTATTTATGAAAGACAAATATTCACcaaattatattcattttctaagaaaatgCAGGTACTTCCATTCAGGTACTCTCCTTgatttgacagaaaaataagCTGATGCCATGCTGCCAATATTTTACACGAGGGAACGAAGGTTCTGGAGCATAAGCAGACTGGCCGTGCCCCAGTTTGGCAGGCAGAAGAGCCCCGAGACCAGCGAGCGTGCTTCTAAGGCTCCTGGTGCACCCACTGCTCAGCTAGGTAGCGTGAGGGCAATTTTTTAATTTGAGGTAAAACTGACAACATTacattagcttcaggtgtacaacatcatgattcagtatttgtatatattgcaaaatgatcaccacaataagtctagttaacatccgtcaccatacatagttacaaaattgtTTCTTGTgaggagaacttttaagatctattcttagcaactttcaagcatgcaatacagtattattaactatagtcactaccTTGTATATAACATTCCcataacatatattttacaactgtaagtttataccttttgacccccttctctTATTTTGCTGCCTAGCCCCAGCTTGTGGCAACAACCAatctgctctctgtatctatgagtatggggttgttttatttgtttttagaaacCACGTGTGAGATcagagtatttgtccttctctgactcactttacttagtataatgccctcaagatctatctgtgttgttgtaaatggcaaaatgtcCTCCTTTTCTatggagtaatattccactgtgtgtgcacacacaccccacattttctttgttcattcatccatcagtgaacACCTATGTTgtctccatatcttggctactgtaaataatgctgcaatgaacacagtgctatatgtatctttttgagttagtgctaaatttcaagtctttaatccattttgagttaacttttctGTATTGTGTAAAACagtagtccagtttcattcttttgcacatggcTACCCAATTtacccaacaccatttattgaagagactgtccattccccattgtatattcctggctcctttgtcataaattaaattGACCATACATGTGTGGGTTGATTTCTGGGCTGTACAtgctgttccactgatctatgagtttttctgccaataccatactgttttgattactatagctttgtaatatagtttgaaatcagggagcagaagtctccagctttgttttcctttctcaagaatgctttgactatttagggtcttttgtgg
This genomic window from Hippopotamus amphibius kiboko isolate mHipAmp2 chromosome 14, mHipAmp2.hap2, whole genome shotgun sequence contains:
- the ABHD13 gene encoding protein ABHD13 isoform X2, with product MEKSWMLWNFVERWLIALASWSWALCRISLLPLIVTFHLYGGIILLLLIFVSIAGILYKFQDVLLYFPEQPSSSRLYVPMPTGIPHENIFIRTKDGVRLNLILIRYTGDNSPYSPTIIYFHGNAGNIGHRLPNALLMLVNLKVNLLLVDYRGYGKSEGEASEEGLYLDSEAVLDYVMTRPDLDKTKIFLFGRSLGGAVAIHLASENSHRISAIMVENTFLSIPHMASTLFSFFPMRYLPLWCYKNKFLSYRKISQCRMPSLFISGLSDQLIPPVMMKQLYELSPSRTKRLAIFPDGTHNDTWQCQGYFTALEQFIREVIKSHSPEEMAKTSSNVTII
- the ABHD13 gene encoding protein ABHD13 isoform X1; amino-acid sequence: MSWPKPGHLRRATMEKSWMLWNFVERWLIALASWSWALCRISLLPLIVTFHLYGGIILLLLIFVSIAGILYKFQDVLLYFPEQPSSSRLYVPMPTGIPHENIFIRTKDGVRLNLILIRYTGDNSPYSPTIIYFHGNAGNIGHRLPNALLMLVNLKVNLLLVDYRGYGKSEGEASEEGLYLDSEAVLDYVMTRPDLDKTKIFLFGRSLGGAVAIHLASENSHRISAIMVENTFLSIPHMASTLFSFFPMRYLPLWCYKNKFLSYRKISQCRMPSLFISGLSDQLIPPVMMKQLYELSPSRTKRLAIFPDGTHNDTWQCQGYFTALEQFIREVIKSHSPEEMAKTSSNVTII